One stretch of Apium graveolens cultivar Ventura unplaced genomic scaffold, ASM990537v1 ctg2495, whole genome shotgun sequence DNA includes these proteins:
- the LOC141700530 gene encoding U1 small nuclear ribonucleoprotein A, which yields MKNINSIHSSLDFYKNKKACETMADMNVSSELPVNNTIYINNINEKIKLEELKKSLNAIFSQFGTILEILAFKTLKHKGQAWVVFEDASAASRAIQKMQNFPFHDKPMRIQYARTKSDIIAKKDGTFVPREKKKRHEEKGKKRKEQHDANQAAMGLNPAYNGAYGTPQLSQIPYMAKSAVPEAPAPPNSILFIQNLPHQTTPMMLQMLFCQYPGFKEVRMVEAKPGIAFVEYENEAQSTQAMMGLQGFKIVPENPMSITYAKK from the exons atgaaaaatataaactCAATCCATTCATCCCTCgatttttacaaaaataaaaaagcTTGTGAAACAATGGCGGATATGAATGTAAGCAGCGAACTTCCCGTGAATAACACAATCTACATCAACAATATCAACGAAAAAATCAAACTCGAAG AGTTGAAGAAATCACTGAACGCAATATTCAGTCAATTTGGGACTATATTGGAGATTCTAGCTTTCAAAACCCTAAAACATAAGGGCCAAGCTTGGGTTGTTTTCGAAGATGCTTCCGCTGCGTCTCGAGCCATTCAGAAGATGCAGAATTTCCCGTTCCACGATAAGCCGATG AGGATACAATATGCAAGGACGAAATCTGATATCATTGCTAAGAAGGATGGGACTTTTGTGCCACGTGAAAAAAAGAAGAGGCACGAGGAGAAAG GAAAGAAGCGAAAAGAACAACATGATGCTAATCAAGCTGCAATGGGACTGAATCCTGCTTACAATGGTGCTTACGGAACTCCTCAG TTGTCACAGATACCATACATGGCTAAGTCTGCTGTCCCTGAGGCTCCTGCTCCACCAAATAGCATTTTGTTTATTCAGAATCTTCCGCATCAGACAACTCCAATGATGCTTCAAATGCTCTTCTGCCAGTATCCTGGCTTTAAGGAAGTCAGAATGGTGGAAGCCAAACCAGGGATAGCCTTTGTTGAGTATGAAAATGAGGCGCAGTCAACTCAAGCTATGATGGGACTCCAAGGATTCAAGATAGTGCCCGAGAACCCAATGTCGATTACCTATGCAAAGAAATAG
- the LOC141700528 gene encoding mediator of RNA polymerase II transcription subunit 28 — protein MAERQLSDQQQPPADAQLQSPLPGEDMIACVMALEAALLPCLPARELQAIDRSPHPSHQIDVERHARDFMEAAKKLQLYFIGLQREDQPTNAELLKKDIAVMEEELKVKNELIKKQEKLIQGWRKELQDQLEKHKIELERV, from the exons ATGGCTGAACGACAGCTATCGGATCAACAGCAGCCACCTGCTGATGCACAGTTGCAGTCTCCTCTTCCAGGGGAAGATATGATTGCTTGTGTGATGGCTCTCGAGGCTGCTTTGCTTCCTTGTTTGCCAGCGAGAGAGCTCCAAGCGATTGACCGTTCTCCCCACCCTTCGCATCAGA TTGATGTAGAGAGACATGCCAGAGACTTTATGGAGGCTGCAAAGAAGCTTCAGCTCTATTTTATAGGTCTGCAACGAGAGGATCAACCAACTAACGCCGAACTTCTCAAGAAG GATATTGCTGTCATGGAAGAAGAGCTAAAGGTAAAGAATGAGCTTATCAAGAAGCAAGAAAAGTTGATtcaaggatggagaaaggaattACAAGACCAATTAGAAAAGCACAAAATTGAGTTAGAGAGGGTATAA